In the genome of Fusobacterium necrogenes, one region contains:
- a CDS encoding CvpA family protein: MYLDIIILVVLILAILDGLKNGFFVEFLSVFGLVINFIAARYFTPILIKFLNLKSNDINYFIVYIVIFWAVYIVIGLLLHFLKNIMETLTKGFILRILGGLIGVAKGAVLALVVVFIFNFTSDLFPEIKKYGNNSRAVETLLKVAPLIEEYIPKVFKERIEAVKNEKLIDKYINKIF, encoded by the coding sequence ATGTATTTAGATATTATTATATTAGTAGTATTGATTTTAGCGATCTTAGATGGATTAAAAAATGGATTTTTTGTAGAATTTTTATCAGTATTTGGTTTAGTTATCAATTTTATAGCAGCTAGATATTTTACTCCAATATTGATAAAATTTTTAAATCTTAAGTCAAATGATATTAATTATTTTATAGTCTATATAGTTATATTTTGGGCTGTTTATATTGTAATAGGACTACTATTACATTTCTTAAAAAATATTATGGAAACTTTGACAAAAGGGTTTATATTGAGAATTTTAGGTGGTTTAATAGGAGTTGCAAAAGGAGCAGTATTAGCCTTAGTGGTAGTTTTTATATTCAATTTTACAAGTGATTTATTTCCAGAGATAAAAAAATATGGGAATAACAGTAGAGCAGTAGAAACATTGTTAAAAGTAGCACCACTTATAGAGGAGTATATTCCGAAAGTATTTAAAGAGAGAATAGAAGCTGTAAAAAATGAGAAATTGATAGATAAGTATATAAATAAGATTTTTTAG
- a CDS encoding class I SAM-dependent rRNA methyltransferase produces MAKIILQKGKEKKIQNFYPNVFKDEVKNIIGKIENGDVVDVCAEDMTFVGRGYVTDSTSAYVRVLTTKDEKIDKDFILNKIRSAYKKREHLYNETNCIRAFFSEGDGIPGLIIDKFDKYVAVQFRNSGVERFRQEIINAIKKVMKPKGIYERSDVENRTHEGVEQKTGIIFGEIPERVIMEDNGLKYGIDIIDGQKTGFFLDQRDSRKFIRKYLNKDTRFLDVFSSSGGFSMAALKENCKKVVAIDKEPHALELCRENYELNGFEGNYTTMEGDAFLLLKTLVGREEKYDVITLDPPSLIKRKADIHKGRDFFFDLCDDSFKLLEDGGILGVITCAYHISLQDLIEVTRMAASKNGKLLQVIGINYQPEDHPWILHVPETLYLKALWVRIINS; encoded by the coding sequence ATGGCAAAAATAATTTTGCAAAAGGGAAAAGAGAAGAAAATTCAAAACTTTTATCCTAATGTATTTAAAGATGAAGTAAAAAATATAATAGGAAAGATAGAAAATGGAGATGTAGTAGATGTTTGTGCTGAGGATATGACATTTGTAGGAAGAGGATATGTAACTGACTCTACATCTGCTTATGTGAGAGTACTTACTACAAAAGATGAAAAGATAGATAAAGATTTTATCTTAAATAAAATAAGAAGTGCCTATAAAAAGAGAGAACACTTATATAATGAAACAAACTGTATAAGAGCATTTTTCTCAGAGGGAGATGGGATTCCAGGACTTATAATAGATAAATTTGACAAATATGTAGCAGTACAATTTAGAAATTCTGGAGTAGAAAGATTTAGACAAGAGATAATAAATGCTATTAAAAAAGTTATGAAACCAAAGGGAATCTATGAAAGAAGTGACGTAGAAAATAGAACTCATGAGGGAGTAGAGCAAAAGACAGGAATTATCTTTGGTGAAATTCCAGAAAGAGTTATTATGGAGGATAATGGACTTAAGTATGGAATAGATATTATAGATGGACAAAAAACAGGATTTTTCTTAGATCAAAGAGATTCTAGAAAATTTATTAGAAAGTATTTAAATAAAGATACTAGATTCTTAGATGTATTTTCTAGTAGTGGTGGATTTTCTATGGCTGCTTTAAAAGAGAATTGCAAAAAGGTTGTAGCTATAGATAAGGAACCTCATGCTCTTGAACTATGTAGAGAAAATTATGAATTAAATGGGTTTGAAGGAAATTATACAACTATGGAAGGAGATGCTTTTTTACTTCTTAAGACACTTGTAGGAAGAGAAGAAAAGTATGATGTAATTACATTAGATCCACCATCTTTAATTAAGAGAAAGGCTGATATCCACAAAGGAAGAGATTTTTTCTTTGATCTATGTGATGATAGCTTTAAACTTTTAGAAGATGGAGGAATATTGGGAGTAATTACTTGTGCTTATCATATCTCCCTTCAAGATTTAATAGAAGTTACAAGAATGGCAGCCTCTAAAAATGGAAAACTTTTACAAGTGATAGGAATAAATTATCAGCCAGAAGACCATCCATGGATATTACATGTTCCAGAAACTTTATATTTAAAAGCACTATGGGTGAGAATAATTAATAGTTAG
- the alr gene encoding alanine racemase has product MRAWLEIEMDNLIFNINKIREKVNNREIMAVVKANSYGFGAKETVRYLSEHGVKAFAVACLDEAMDLKEAGIENEILILGILFPEEIEVANENNIQITVGNWKQLEYIKKNTLKVGIHIKIDTGMGRLGFLPEEGERVIDYCLENAINIMGIYSHLSDADGFNKESDDYTETQIKKFQIFEKYKDRVKYLHILNSGGILRFNEKISGNIVRAGICMYGMIANYRVEDLKRVFCVKTKILSIRTVEDDSFISYGRKYVLHKGETFATIGMGYADGIKKEFSNKSYVIIEEEKCPIIGEICMDMCMVKIPESIKNKISLGTEVIVVRDDIIEEINIEHKCSWDILTGIGRRVYRVYKENGKPYLVTR; this is encoded by the coding sequence ATGAGAGCATGGTTAGAAATAGAGATGGATAATTTAATTTTTAACATAAATAAAATAAGAGAAAAAGTAAATAATAGGGAGATAATGGCAGTAGTCAAAGCTAATAGCTATGGATTTGGAGCAAAGGAAACTGTGAGATATCTATCAGAGCATGGAGTAAAAGCTTTTGCTGTGGCTTGTTTAGATGAGGCAATGGATCTAAAAGAAGCTGGAATAGAAAATGAAATATTAATTTTAGGAATACTATTTCCTGAAGAGATAGAAGTTGCTAATGAAAATAATATTCAAATAACAGTTGGAAATTGGAAGCAATTAGAATATATAAAGAAAAATACTTTAAAAGTAGGTATACATATAAAGATAGATACAGGTATGGGAAGATTAGGATTTTTACCAGAAGAGGGAGAGAGAGTAATAGATTACTGTCTTGAAAATGCTATAAATATAATGGGTATCTATTCACATCTTTCTGATGCAGATGGATTTAATAAAGAATCAGATGATTATACAGAAACTCAAATTAAAAAATTTCAAATTTTTGAAAAGTATAAAGACAGAGTAAAATATCTTCATATTTTAAATAGTGGAGGTATTTTAAGGTTCAATGAGAAAATTAGTGGAAATATTGTAAGAGCTGGAATATGTATGTATGGTATGATAGCTAATTATAGAGTAGAGGATTTAAAGAGAGTATTTTGTGTAAAAACAAAGATTTTATCAATAAGAACAGTAGAAGATGATTCTTTTATCTCATATGGAAGAAAATATGTACTTCATAAAGGGGAAACATTTGCTACTATTGGAATGGGATATGCAGATGGAATAAAGAAAGAGTTTTCAAATAAAAGCTATGTTATTATTGAAGAGGAAAAATGTCCAATAATTGGAGAGATATGTATGGATATGTGTATGGTAAAAATACCAGAGTCCATAAAGAATAAAATATCTCTTGGTACAGAGGTAATTGTAGTGAGAGATGATATCATAGAGGAGATAAATATAGAACATAAGTGTTCTTGGGATATACTTACAGGGATAGGTAGAAGAGTATATAGAGTATATAAGGAGAATGGAAAACCATATTTAGTAACAAGATAA
- the secF gene encoding protein translocase subunit SecF has product MQVGIIRNTKKFLGLSVVLVIISLGVLLTRGLNYGIDFSGGSLTQVKFEKVVSLTEINSVLDGVAKNIPQLSGNSRKVQVSEGNTVIIRTQELTEAQKEALLDSLNTVGKYDIDKVEKVGASIGKELKTSAIYSLLIGSVLIVAYITFRFEFIFSLGAIIALIHDLIIAIGVISLLGYEIDTPFIAAVLTILGYSINDTIVVFDRIRENIKRKTKQKLTFEELLDKSINQVMIRSINTSVTTLFAIIAILIFGGDSLRTFIVTLLVGILAGTYSSVFIATPIVYLLDKKKRDGGNSGIEKKLQKEETKEAKEKILV; this is encoded by the coding sequence ATGCAAGTAGGAATAATAAGAAATACTAAAAAGTTTTTAGGACTTTCTGTTGTATTGGTTATAATTTCCCTTGGAGTACTTTTAACTAGAGGTTTAAATTATGGAATAGATTTTTCTGGAGGAAGTCTTACACAGGTAAAATTTGAAAAAGTTGTTTCTCTAACTGAAATAAATAGTGTACTAGATGGAGTGGCAAAAAATATTCCTCAGCTTAGTGGAAACAGCAGAAAAGTGCAAGTATCTGAGGGAAACACTGTCATTATAAGAACTCAAGAGTTAACTGAAGCACAAAAAGAGGCTTTATTAGATAGTTTGAATACAGTAGGAAAATATGATATAGATAAGGTGGAAAAAGTTGGAGCTAGTATAGGAAAAGAGCTAAAAACTTCAGCTATATACTCACTGCTAATTGGTTCTGTCTTAATAGTAGCTTACATAACTTTCAGATTTGAATTTATATTTTCATTAGGGGCTATAATAGCTTTGATACATGATTTAATTATAGCAATAGGGGTAATATCACTTTTAGGTTATGAGATAGATACTCCATTTATAGCAGCTGTATTAACTATATTAGGATATTCTATTAATGATACGATAGTTGTATTTGATAGAATTAGAGAGAATATAAAGCGTAAAACAAAACAAAAACTTACTTTTGAAGAGCTTTTAGATAAGAGTATAAATCAAGTTATGATAAGATCAATAAATACATCAGTTACAACACTTTTTGCTATAATAGCAATATTAATTTTTGGTGGAGATTCACTTAGAACTTTTATAGTGACACTTTTAGTGGGAATATTAGCTGGAACATATAGTTCCGTATTTATAGCAACTCCAATAGTTTATCTATTAGATAAAAAGAAAAGAGATGGAGGAAATTCTGGAATAGAGAAAAAACTTCAAAAGGAAGAAACTAAAGAAGCAAAAGAAAAAATACTAGTTTAA
- the secD gene encoding protein translocase subunit SecD produces the protein MSSKLMMRLLLIIMVVCGAMWLSFAKPTKLGLDLKGGVYVVLEAIPEEGVTIDSEAMDRLIEVLDRRINGLGVAESVVQKAGDNRVIIELPGISNTEDAIKMIGKTALLEFKIMNQDGTLGETLLTGGALKKADVSYDNLGRPQIQFEMNQEGAVKFAEITRNNIGKQLAITLDGAVQTAPMINSEIPSGSGVITGNYTVEEAKATATLLNAGALPVKAEIAETRTVGASLGDESIAQSKNAAMFAMALIGIFMIVFYRLPGIVADIALLIFGLITFGSLNFIDATLTLPGIAGLILSAGMAVDANVIIFERIKEELRLGNSITNSIGVGFNKGFVAIFDSNVTTLIITTILFTFGTGPVKGFAVTLTIGTLASMFTAITITKILLLVFVKVFKFERSELFGVKGGEICK, from the coding sequence ATGAGTTCAAAATTAATGATGAGATTGCTCCTTATAATAATGGTAGTCTGTGGAGCTATGTGGTTAAGTTTTGCTAAACCTACTAAATTAGGACTTGATTTAAAAGGTGGAGTATATGTGGTATTAGAAGCGATACCAGAAGAGGGAGTTACTATTGATTCAGAAGCGATGGATAGACTTATAGAGGTACTAGATAGAAGAATAAATGGTCTAGGGGTTGCTGAGTCTGTAGTACAAAAAGCTGGAGATAATAGGGTAATTATTGAATTACCAGGGATAAGTAATACAGAAGATGCTATTAAAATGATAGGAAAAACAGCACTTTTGGAGTTTAAGATTATGAATCAAGATGGAACCTTAGGAGAGACTCTACTTACAGGAGGAGCACTTAAAAAGGCTGATGTTTCATATGATAACTTAGGTAGACCTCAAATTCAGTTTGAGATGAATCAAGAGGGAGCTGTAAAATTTGCTGAAATAACTAGAAATAATATAGGAAAGCAATTAGCTATAACTCTAGATGGAGCTGTACAAACAGCACCTATGATAAATTCTGAAATTCCAAGTGGAAGTGGAGTAATTACAGGAAATTATACTGTTGAAGAGGCTAAGGCTACTGCTACTCTTTTGAATGCTGGAGCACTTCCAGTGAAGGCTGAAATAGCTGAAACAAGAACAGTAGGAGCATCTCTAGGTGATGAATCAATAGCACAAAGTAAAAATGCAGCTATGTTTGCTATGGCTTTAATAGGTATATTTATGATAGTATTTTATAGATTACCTGGAATAGTTGCAGATATAGCTTTATTGATATTTGGACTTATAACTTTTGGAAGTTTGAATTTTATAGATGCGACACTTACTTTACCAGGTATAGCTGGTCTTATTCTTTCAGCTGGTATGGCTGTTGACGCCAATGTAATTATCTTTGAAAGAATAAAAGAAGAGTTAAGATTAGGAAATAGTATTACAAATAGTATTGGTGTAGGATTTAATAAGGGGTTTGTAGCTATATTTGACTCAAATGTCACTACTCTCATAATTACAACAATTCTATTTACATTTGGAACAGGACCAGTAAAAGGTTTTGCTGTAACTCTAACAATAGGTACGTTGGCATCTATGTTTACAGCTATTACAATAACAAAAATATTGTTATTAGTATTTGTAAAAGTATTTAAATTTGAAAGATCAGAGTTATTTGGAGTGAAGGGGGGAGAGATATGCAAGTAG
- the ruvX gene encoding Holliday junction resolvase RuvX, producing MFKKYVALDVGDVRIGVAKSDIMGILATPLEVIDRRKVKAVKRIEEILIQENTKSLVIGIPKSLDGTEKRQAEKVREFIEKLNKSIEGLEIFEVDERLTTVSADRLLNETNKKGALEKRKVVDKVAAAIILQAFLDRKK from the coding sequence ATGTTTAAAAAATATGTTGCCTTAGATGTTGGTGATGTGAGAATAGGTGTGGCTAAATCTGATATAATGGGGATATTAGCCACTCCCCTTGAAGTTATTGACAGAAGAAAAGTAAAGGCAGTAAAAAGAATAGAGGAGATACTTATTCAGGAGAATACAAAATCTCTTGTAATAGGGATACCAAAAAGCTTAGATGGAACAGAAAAAAGACAAGCTGAAAAAGTTAGAGAATTTATAGAAAAGCTCAATAAGAGTATTGAGGGATTAGAAATCTTTGAAGTAGATGAAAGACTTACTACTGTTTCTGCTGACAGACTTTTGAATGAGACTAATAAAAAAGGTGCATTAGAAAAGAGAAAAGTAGTAGATAAGGTAGCAGCTGCTATAATACTTCAAGCTTTCTTAGACAGAAAAAAATAG
- the alaS gene encoding alanine--tRNA ligase produces MLTGNQIRKEFIEFFKKKNHKHFESASLIPDDPTLLLTVAGMVPFKPYFLGQKEAPYPRVTTYQKSIRTNDLENVGRTARHHTFFEMLGNFSFGDYFKEEAIVWSWEFVTEVLGLDKDKLWVSVFTTDDEAEKIWIEKCNFPKERIVRLGEDENWWAAGPTGSCGPCSEIHVDLGPAYGGDENSKLGDEGTDNRFIEIWNLVFTEWNRMEDGSLEPLPKKNIDTGAGLERVTAMVQGKSNNFETDLLFPLVEEAGRLTDTKYGEDKEKDFSLKVITDHSRAVTFLINDGVIPSNEGRGYVLRRILRRAVRHGRLLGESELFLYKMVDKVVEMMNEAYPDLNDNLEHIKKVVKIEEEKFSRTLDQGIQLVNQEIEKVKSEGGKKLSGDITFRLYDTYGFPYELTEEICEEKGVEVSREEFEAKMEEQKEKARASREVVMEKGQDSFIEEFYDKYGATNFVGYETLKETAKLLSIREGKDGKTLMIFDTTPFYGESGGQIADTGVISGNGFEGKVVDVQKQKGIFTHTVEVIKGEAKEGEEYLLEVDEMNRLATAKNHTATHLLHKALREVLGTHVQQAGSLVNGQRLRFDFNHYEAMTSEEIEKVENLVNEKIAESLCVTVRNMSMDEAKKEGAMALFGDKYGDIVRVVKVDDFSIELCGGTHIDNIAKIGLFKIESESGIAAGVRRIEAVTGLGAYELVKKMERTLKEIAKTVKSDEANVVERVEKMTETLRENSKEIETLKAKITNYEAGSLNDAAEEINGVKVVIKTFKDKTAEELRQMVDSLKDKLGSCVVVLASGEDKAVFAVGVTKDLIGKVKAGNLVKEAAQIAGGNGGGRPDFAQAGGKDASKIEEAVAKVKETLKTLL; encoded by the coding sequence ATGCTAACAGGAAATCAAATCAGAAAAGAGTTCATAGAATTCTTTAAAAAGAAAAATCACAAACATTTTGAAAGTGCATCTCTAATTCCAGATGATCCAACACTTTTATTAACAGTTGCAGGAATGGTACCATTTAAACCTTATTTTTTAGGTCAAAAGGAAGCTCCATATCCAAGAGTAACTACTTATCAAAAATCAATCAGAACTAATGATTTAGAAAATGTTGGAAGAACAGCTAGGCACCATACTTTTTTTGAAATGTTAGGAAACTTCTCATTTGGAGATTATTTCAAAGAGGAAGCAATAGTTTGGTCTTGGGAATTTGTAACAGAAGTATTAGGACTAGACAAGGACAAATTATGGGTATCTGTATTTACAACAGATGACGAAGCTGAAAAAATTTGGATAGAGAAATGTAACTTTCCTAAGGAGAGAATAGTAAGACTAGGAGAGGATGAAAACTGGTGGGCAGCTGGACCAACAGGTTCTTGTGGACCTTGTTCAGAAATCCACGTAGATTTAGGACCAGCTTATGGAGGAGATGAGAACTCTAAGCTTGGAGATGAGGGAACAGACAACCGTTTCATAGAGATTTGGAACCTAGTATTTACAGAGTGGAACAGAATGGAAGATGGATCATTAGAACCACTACCTAAGAAAAATATAGATACTGGAGCTGGACTAGAAAGAGTTACAGCTATGGTACAAGGAAAATCTAATAACTTTGAAACAGACTTATTATTCCCACTAGTAGAAGAGGCTGGAAGATTAACTGATACTAAATATGGAGAAGATAAAGAAAAAGATTTCTCTTTAAAAGTTATAACTGACCACTCAAGAGCAGTTACTTTCTTAATAAATGATGGAGTAATTCCATCTAATGAAGGAAGAGGATATGTATTAAGAAGAATCTTAAGAAGAGCTGTAAGACACGGAAGATTATTAGGAGAATCAGAGTTATTCCTATATAAGATGGTAGATAAAGTTGTAGAGATGATGAATGAAGCTTATCCAGATTTAAATGATAACTTAGAGCACATCAAAAAAGTAGTTAAGATAGAGGAAGAAAAATTCTCTCGTACTCTTGACCAAGGAATACAACTTGTAAACCAAGAGATAGAAAAAGTAAAATCAGAAGGTGGAAAGAAACTTTCTGGAGATATAACTTTCAGATTATATGACACTTATGGATTCCCATATGAGTTAACTGAAGAGATATGTGAAGAGAAAGGTGTAGAGGTTTCAAGAGAAGAGTTTGAAGCTAAGATGGAAGAGCAAAAAGAGAAAGCTAGAGCATCTAGAGAAGTTGTAATGGAAAAAGGGCAAGATAGCTTTATCGAAGAGTTCTATGATAAATATGGAGCTACTAATTTTGTAGGATATGAAACTTTAAAAGAGACAGCTAAATTATTAAGTATCAGAGAGGGAAAAGATGGAAAAACTCTTATGATATTTGATACAACTCCTTTCTATGGAGAGTCTGGAGGACAAATTGCTGATACAGGAGTTATCTCTGGAAATGGATTTGAAGGAAAAGTAGTAGATGTTCAAAAACAAAAAGGAATATTTACTCATACAGTTGAAGTAATAAAAGGAGAAGCTAAAGAGGGAGAGGAGTATCTATTAGAAGTAGATGAGATGAATAGACTTGCTACTGCTAAAAACCATACAGCTACTCACTTATTACACAAGGCTTTAAGAGAGGTACTTGGAACTCACGTACAACAAGCTGGTTCATTAGTAAATGGACAAAGATTAAGATTTGATTTCAACCACTATGAAGCTATGACTTCTGAAGAGATTGAAAAAGTAGAGAATTTAGTAAATGAAAAAATAGCTGAATCTCTATGTGTAACAGTAAGAAATATGAGTATGGACGAAGCTAAAAAAGAGGGAGCTATGGCTCTATTTGGAGATAAATATGGGGATATAGTAAGAGTTGTAAAAGTAGATGATTTCTCTATTGAGCTTTGTGGAGGAACTCATATCGATAATATAGCTAAGATAGGATTATTCAAAATAGAGTCTGAAAGTGGAATAGCTGCTGGAGTAAGAAGAATAGAGGCAGTTACAGGACTTGGAGCTTATGAATTAGTTAAGAAAATGGAGAGAACACTTAAAGAGATAGCTAAGACAGTAAAATCTGATGAGGCTAATGTAGTTGAAAGAGTTGAAAAGATGACTGAAACTTTAAGAGAGAACTCTAAAGAGATAGAGACATTAAAAGCTAAGATAACTAACTATGAAGCTGGTTCATTAAATGATGCTGCTGAAGAGATAAATGGAGTAAAAGTTGTAATAAAAACTTTCAAAGATAAAACAGCTGAAGAGTTAAGACAAATGGTAGACTCTTTAAAAGATAAACTAGGAAGTTGTGTAGTTGTACTTGCTTCTGGAGAGGATAAAGCTGTATTTGCTGTAGGAGTAACTAAGGACTTAATAGGAAAAGTTAAAGCTGGAAACTTAGTAAAAGAAGCTGCTCAAATAGCTGGAGGAAATGGAGGAGGAAGACCTGACTTTGCTCAAGCTGGAGGAAAAGATGCTTCTAAGATAGAGGAAGCTGTAGCTAAAGTTAAAGAAACTCTAAAAACTTTATTATAA
- the lptB gene encoding LPS export ABC transporter ATP-binding protein, with protein sequence MINLSAQNLCKSYKKRKVVDSVSLDVKKGEIVGLLGPNGAGKTTTFYMIMGIVRPESGKVFCDNVEVTDYPMYKRANMGIGYLAQEPSIFRNLTVEENIAAVLEMKGINKAEQKETINKLLEEFKLTHVQKSLGFSLSGGERRRVEIARTIANNPSFILLDEPFAGVDPIAVEDIQQIIRYLKNRGLGILITDHSVRETLRITEKAYIMAQGKVLISGTPEEIAENETARKIYLGEKFKLD encoded by the coding sequence ATGATAAATTTATCAGCTCAAAATTTATGTAAAAGTTATAAAAAAAGAAAAGTTGTGGATAGTGTTAGTCTTGATGTAAAAAAAGGTGAGATAGTAGGACTTTTAGGACCAAATGGAGCTGGAAAAACAACAACTTTCTACATGATAATGGGGATAGTAAGACCTGAGAGTGGAAAGGTGTTTTGTGATAATGTGGAGGTTACAGATTATCCAATGTACAAAAGAGCTAATATGGGTATTGGTTATCTTGCTCAAGAACCATCAATTTTTAGAAATTTAACAGTTGAAGAAAATATAGCTGCTGTACTTGAGATGAAAGGAATAAATAAAGCAGAACAAAAAGAAACAATCAATAAACTTCTTGAGGAGTTTAAGCTTACTCATGTTCAAAAATCTTTAGGATTTTCTCTTTCTGGTGGTGAGAGAAGAAGAGTGGAGATAGCAAGAACAATAGCTAATAATCCTAGTTTTATCTTATTAGATGAGCCTTTTGCTGGAGTTGACCCAATAGCAGTAGAGGATATACAACAGATAATAAGATATTTAAAAAATAGAGGTTTAGGAATACTAATTACTGACCACAGTGTAAGAGAGACGCTTAGAATTACTGAGAAAGCCTATATAATGGCTCAAGGAAAAGTACTTATAAGTGGAACTCCTGAAGAGATAGCGGAGAATGAAACTGCTAGAAAAATCTATCTAGGAGAAAAGTTCAAATTGGACTAG